From the Deinococcus sp. YIM 134068 genome, one window contains:
- a CDS encoding alpha/beta hydrolase: protein MHNSTWEPTVWESGAPVRGYVWPAPDARAAVLLTHGFGEYAGRYVEKYHRLIPALVGAGLSVYAYDLRGHGSSEGRRAVVDAFTLVEDHLLAREMLRGQPLPLFTFGHSLGGLITAASVARDPRGLSGVILSSPALLIGEDQPAWLRALAPVVARLAPHAPVTALGSEGLSRLADEVTAYGSDAGVYQGKVPALTAASMLRLSASLWPRYARWTLPTLAVHGTADRITDVNGTRRFMESVPTADKTLRLVEGGYHELLNDEPREEVLGWIVGWLKERSGQSPVASRQGSGR from the coding sequence ATGCACAACTCGACGTGGGAACCCACCGTCTGGGAGTCGGGCGCACCCGTCCGGGGGTACGTATGGCCCGCGCCGGACGCCCGCGCCGCCGTCCTCCTGACGCACGGCTTCGGGGAGTACGCGGGGCGCTATGTGGAGAAATACCACCGCCTCATCCCCGCGCTGGTGGGCGCGGGCCTGAGCGTCTACGCCTACGACCTGCGCGGGCACGGCAGTTCGGAGGGACGGCGGGCGGTCGTGGACGCCTTCACGCTGGTGGAGGACCACCTCCTCGCCCGCGAGATGCTGCGCGGCCAGCCCCTCCCCCTCTTCACCTTCGGGCACTCGCTGGGGGGATTGATCACGGCGGCCAGCGTGGCCCGTGACCCGAGGGGGCTGAGCGGCGTGATCCTGAGCAGCCCCGCCCTCCTGATCGGCGAGGATCAGCCCGCGTGGCTGAGGGCGCTGGCCCCCGTGGTCGCGCGGCTGGCTCCCCATGCTCCCGTCACCGCGCTGGGGAGCGAGGGCCTGTCGCGCCTCGCCGACGAGGTGACGGCCTATGGGTCGGACGCGGGCGTGTACCAGGGCAAGGTCCCCGCCCTCACCGCCGCGTCCATGCTGCGCCTGAGCGCGTCCCTGTGGCCCCGGTATGCCCGCTGGACGCTGCCCACCCTCGCCGTCCACGGCACCGCCGACCGCATCACGGACGTGAACGGCACCCGCCGCTTCATGGAAAGCGTTCCCACCGCCGACAAGACCCTGCGCCTCGTGGAGGGCGGCTACCACGAGTTGTTGAACGACGAACCGCGCGAGGAGGTGCTGGGGTGGATCGTGGGGTGGTTGAAGGAGAGGAGCGGCCAGTCGCCAGTCGCCAGTCGCCAGGGTTCAGGCAGATAG
- a CDS encoding NAD-dependent succinate-semialdehyde dehydrogenase codes for MTTLLNDPVTRTRAYFGGEWRSTPRTFEVFYPSTLESIGAVADCTEGDARRAIDAAELALKEWRRVNPYQRGKILRKWHDLMFERKEDLARLMTLEMGKPISETRGEVHYAASFIEWCAEEAGRISGERVSLRMGNKRGLTAQEPVGIVYAVTPWNFPAGMITRKAAPALAAGCVMILKPAEQSPMTALYLAELWLEAGGPANTLQVLPTSDAAALTAPFMEDERVRKLTFTGSTAVGRLLYQQAARTLKRVSLELGGHAPFLIFADADLERAAREVVGSKFRNAGQTCISTNRVYVQREVADEFTRILTEKTAKLRLGDPLSDDTGVGPVVEQAGLDKVKAHVEDALSRGARATVGGSVQGGLYFQPTVLTDVDPDSLILREETFGPVAPVVVFDTEEEGLRLANDSEYGLAAYAYTRDLSRAWRVAEALEYGIVGINDGVPSAGAPHVPFGGMKNSGVGREGGHWGLEEYLETKFISMGV; via the coding sequence ATGACCACCCTGCTCAACGACCCCGTGACCCGCACCCGCGCCTACTTCGGCGGCGAGTGGCGCTCTACCCCCCGCACCTTCGAGGTCTTCTACCCCAGCACGCTGGAGAGCATCGGCGCGGTGGCCGACTGCACGGAAGGCGACGCCCGCCGCGCCATCGACGCCGCCGAACTCGCCCTGAAGGAGTGGCGAAGGGTCAACCCGTACCAGCGGGGCAAAATCCTCCGCAAGTGGCACGACCTGATGTTCGAGCGCAAGGAGGACCTGGCCCGCCTCATGACGCTGGAGATGGGCAAGCCGATCAGTGAGACGCGCGGCGAGGTCCACTACGCGGCGAGCTTTATCGAGTGGTGCGCGGAGGAGGCCGGGCGCATCAGCGGCGAGCGCGTCTCCCTGCGGATGGGCAACAAGCGCGGGCTGACGGCGCAGGAACCCGTCGGCATCGTGTACGCGGTGACGCCGTGGAACTTCCCGGCGGGGATGATCACGCGCAAGGCCGCGCCCGCCCTCGCCGCCGGGTGCGTCATGATCCTCAAGCCCGCCGAGCAAAGCCCGATGACGGCCCTGTACCTCGCCGAGCTGTGGCTGGAGGCGGGCGGCCCGGCCAACACCCTGCAAGTCCTCCCCACGAGCGACGCCGCCGCACTCACCGCGCCCTTCATGGAGGACGAGCGGGTGCGGAAGCTGACCTTCACGGGCAGCACGGCGGTCGGTCGGCTGCTCTACCAGCAGGCGGCGCGGACCCTCAAGCGCGTGTCGCTGGAACTCGGCGGGCACGCCCCCTTCCTGATCTTCGCGGACGCCGACCTGGAGAGGGCCGCCCGCGAGGTCGTCGGCTCCAAGTTCCGCAACGCTGGGCAGACCTGCATCAGCACCAACCGCGTGTACGTGCAGCGCGAGGTGGCCGACGAGTTTACCCGCATCCTGACGGAGAAGACGGCGAAGTTGCGGCTCGGCGATCCCCTTTCTGACGACACGGGTGTTGGGCCGGTTGTGGAGCAGGCGGGACTGGACAAGGTGAAGGCCCACGTCGAGGACGCGCTGAGCCGGGGTGCGCGGGCGACGGTGGGCGGCAGTGTGCAAGGCGGCCTCTACTTCCAGCCCACCGTCCTGACGGATGTGGACCCCGACAGCCTGATTCTGCGCGAGGAGACCTTCGGCCCGGTCGCCCCCGTCGTCGTCTTCGACACCGAGGAGGAGGGCCTGCGGCTCGCCAACGACTCCGAGTACGGCCTCGCCGCCTACGCCTACACCCGCGACCTGTCCCGCGCGTGGCGGGTGGCCGAGGCGCTCGAATACGGCATCGTCGGCATCAACGACGGCGTGCCGAGTGCGGGAGCGCCCCACGTCCCCTTCGGCGGCATGAAGAACAGCGGCGTGGGCCGCGAGGGCGGTCACTGGGGGTTGGAGGAGTACCTGGAGACGAAGTTCATCAGCATGGGGGTGTAG
- the crtI gene encoding phytoene desaturase family protein — MPHTTRKTALIIGSGFGGLSLGIRLQSLGFDTTILEKLDAPGGRAYQKRTPDGYVFDMGPTVITVPHFIEELFALERDRGMLAEPDYPEHVLTSERVREGESGGPRTRDYVRLVPILPFYRIYFDDGTYFDYDGDPDSTRRQIQALAPGDLAGYERFHADAEAIFRRGFLELGYTHFGDVATMLRVVPDLLRLDAVRTLFSFTSKYFESPKLRQVFSFETLLVGGNPLSVPAIYAMIHFVEKTWGIHYVMGGTGALVRAFVQKFEELSGQIRYGAEVDEILVADDRGRPVKRPVGKRVARGVRLASGEELQADLVVSNGDWANTYLKMVPPQARLVNTDLRVRAAKQSMSLLVIYFGFRDDEQPLDLRHHNIILGPRYEELLREIFGNKVLGVDFSQYLHVPTLTDPALAPPGHHAAYTLVPVPHKGSGLNWEEEGPKLVERVLAFLEERGYIPDLRARLTHMEYITPDYFEGTLDAYLGNAFGPEPILAQSAFFRPHNRSEDVRNLYLVGAGAQPGGGTPSVMMSAKMTARLIAEDFGIHPDIRNGVPEVERADEVRPEAIGAD, encoded by the coding sequence ATGCCCCATACCACACGCAAAACCGCCCTTATCATCGGCTCGGGCTTCGGCGGGCTGAGCCTCGGCATCCGCCTTCAGAGCCTCGGCTTCGACACGACCATTCTGGAGAAACTGGACGCGCCGGGCGGGCGGGCCTACCAGAAACGGACACCGGACGGCTACGTCTTCGACATGGGGCCGACCGTGATCACGGTGCCGCACTTCATTGAGGAACTGTTCGCGCTGGAGCGGGACCGGGGCATGCTCGCCGAACCCGACTACCCCGAACACGTCCTGACGAGTGAGCGCGTGCGGGAGGGGGAGAGCGGCGGCCCGCGCACCCGCGACTACGTGCGGCTCGTGCCCATCCTGCCCTTCTACCGCATCTACTTCGACGACGGCACGTACTTCGACTACGACGGCGATCCCGACTCCACCCGGCGGCAGATTCAGGCCCTCGCGCCGGGCGACCTCGCGGGCTACGAACGCTTCCACGCGGATGCGGAGGCGATCTTCCGGCGGGGCTTCCTCGAACTCGGCTACACGCACTTCGGGGACGTGGCGACGATGCTGCGGGTGGTGCCCGACCTCCTGCGGCTGGACGCGGTGCGGACGCTCTTCTCGTTCACCAGCAAGTATTTCGAGTCGCCCAAGCTGCGGCAGGTCTTCTCCTTCGAGACGCTGCTCGTCGGCGGCAATCCCCTGAGCGTGCCCGCCATCTACGCGATGATCCACTTCGTCGAGAAGACGTGGGGTATCCACTACGTCATGGGCGGGACGGGGGCGCTCGTGCGCGCCTTCGTGCAGAAGTTCGAGGAACTCAGCGGGCAGATCAGGTACGGGGCGGAGGTGGACGAGATTCTCGTCGCGGATGACCGGGGCCGACCTGTGAAGCGTCCTGTCGGCAAGCGTGTGGCGCGTGGCGTCCGGCTGGCGAGCGGTGAGGAACTGCAAGCCGACCTCGTGGTGAGCAATGGCGACTGGGCGAACACGTACCTGAAGATGGTGCCCCCACAGGCCCGCCTCGTGAACACTGACCTGCGTGTGCGGGCGGCCAAGCAGAGCATGAGCCTCCTCGTGATCTACTTCGGCTTCCGCGACGATGAGCAGCCGCTCGACCTGCGCCACCACAACATCATCCTCGGGCCGCGCTACGAGGAATTGCTGCGTGAAATCTTCGGAAACAAGGTCCTGGGCGTGGATTTCAGCCAGTACCTCCACGTCCCCACGCTGACCGACCCGGCGCTCGCTCCTCCCGGCCACCACGCCGCCTATACGCTCGTGCCCGTGCCCCACAAGGGCAGCGGCCTGAACTGGGAGGAGGAGGGGCCGAAGCTCGTGGAGCGCGTCCTCGCCTTCCTGGAGGAGCGCGGCTATATCCCGGACCTGCGCGCCCGCCTCACGCACATGGAGTACATCACGCCCGACTACTTCGAGGGCACGCTGGACGCCTACCTCGGCAACGCCTTCGGTCCCGAACCCATCCTCGCCCAGAGCGCCTTCTTCCGGCCCCACAACCGCTCGGAGGACGTGCGGAACCTCTACCTCGTCGGCGCGGGTGCCCAACCCGGCGGCGGCACCCCCAGCGTGATGATGAGCGCGAAGATGACGGCGCGGCTGATCGCCGAGGACTTCGGCATCCACCCGGACATTCGGAACGGGGTGCCGGAGGTTGAGCGGGCCGACGAAGTGAGGCCGGAGGCTATTGGGGCGGATTAG
- a CDS encoding phytoene/squalene synthase family protein: protein MTSAPAVPAPPLTPHLAEAVAHCREVTREHSKTFYLGSRLFPARQREAVWAVYAACRDGDDVVDEWTGAAAERGLGLWWERVQGAFAGEPATHPIDTALAWAAARHPIPLSAFAELHEGLRMDLAGHEYRDMDDLTLYCRRVAGVVGFMIAPISGYSGGERTLHHALMLGQAMQLTNILRDVGEDLERGRVYLPVSLLEEYGVTRATLERGIVTPGYRALMTHLSGLARAWYAEGREGIPCLHGSARYAVQAAARAYEGILDDLARGDYDNFRRRAHVSGTRKLLMLPQAWWELRGAVSYES, encoded by the coding sequence GTGACCTCCGCCCCTGCCGTCCCTGCTCCTCCCCTCACGCCCCACTTGGCGGAGGCGGTGGCGCACTGCCGGGAGGTGACGCGGGAACACAGCAAGACCTTCTACCTGGGGTCGCGCCTCTTCCCGGCCCGCCAGCGCGAGGCGGTGTGGGCCGTGTACGCCGCCTGCCGCGACGGCGACGATGTGGTGGACGAGTGGACGGGCGCGGCGGCAGAGCGCGGCCTCGGCCTGTGGTGGGAGCGCGTGCAGGGGGCCTTCGCGGGCGAACCGGCCACGCACCCCATCGACACGGCGCTCGCCTGGGCCGCCGCGCGCCATCCCATTCCCCTCTCCGCCTTCGCGGAACTGCACGAGGGGCTGCGGATGGACCTTGCCGGGCACGAGTACCGCGATATGGACGACCTCACGTTGTACTGCCGCCGGGTCGCGGGCGTCGTCGGCTTCATGATCGCGCCCATCAGCGGCTACAGCGGCGGCGAGCGCACCCTCCACCACGCCCTGATGCTGGGTCAGGCGATGCAGCTCACCAACATCCTGCGTGACGTGGGCGAGGACCTGGAACGCGGGCGGGTGTACCTCCCCGTCTCGCTGCTGGAGGAGTACGGCGTCACCCGCGCCACACTGGAACGCGGCATCGTCACGCCCGGCTACCGCGCCCTGATGACGCACCTCTCCGGCCTCGCCCGCGCGTGGTACGCCGAGGGCCGCGAGGGGATTCCCTGCCTGCACGGCAGTGCCCGTTACGCCGTGCAGGCCGCCGCCCGCGCCTACGAGGGCATCCTTGACGACCTCGCACGCGGTGACTACGACAACTTCCGCCGCCGGGCGCACGTCAGCGGGACGCGCAAGCTCCTGATGCTGCCGCAGGCGTGGTGGGAGTTGCGCGGAGCCGTGAGTTATGAGTCCTGA
- a CDS encoding class I SAM-dependent methyltransferase, producing MQPRQSQETLNPAPASTDTPLTLAQRSNLLPLTARGYMAWRAWSLTLLSGEPFPLGREAALFTALCRPQSGEYWLDAGTSAGFYAGVLARAGCRVLAADLSAAMLAEGVRREPSGQIDWLLTNLEAGGLPDAAFDGVTVGATLNETRDPARLLAELARLTRPGGQLWLMYVGRTGGPLQRFLSRPALGGLSFPDPAWVGRQLPGCIRMDGLRVGVVVFERYVKGG from the coding sequence ATGCAACCGCGCCAGAGCCAAGAAACCCTGAACCCGGCCCCGGCGTCCACAGACACCCCTCTCACCCTCGCCCAGCGCAGCAATCTCCTCCCCCTCACCGCACGCGGCTATATGGCGTGGCGGGCGTGGTCGCTCACCCTCCTGAGCGGCGAACCCTTCCCCCTGGGGCGGGAGGCGGCCCTCTTCACCGCCCTGTGTCGTCCACAATCCGGTGAATATTGGCTGGACGCGGGCACGAGCGCGGGTTTCTACGCGGGGGTGCTGGCGCGGGCCGGGTGCCGGGTCCTCGCCGCCGACCTCAGCGCCGCCATGCTCGCAGAAGGGGTCAGGCGCGAGCCTTCCGGGCAGATAGACTGGCTCCTCACCAACCTGGAGGCGGGCGGGCTGCCGGATGCGGCCTTCGACGGGGTGACGGTCGGGGCCACCCTCAACGAGACGCGCGACCCCGCCCGCCTCCTCGCCGAACTTGCGCGCCTGACCCGGCCCGGCGGGCAACTGTGGCTGATGTACGTGGGCCGGACGGGTGGTCCCCTCCAGCGCTTCCTGTCCCGGCCTGCGCTCGGCGGCCTGAGCTTTCCCGATCCGGCGTGGGTGGGTCGGCAGTTGCCCGGCTGCATTCGCATGGATGGGCTGCGGGTGGGCGTGGTGGTGTTCGAGCGGTATGTGAAGGGAGGCTAG
- a CDS encoding phage holin family protein encodes MQEERKSMGGALVDVFDAGVTLVKTEVRALLRQVGDVAKAKGIGVVLLLASVGPLLLGLVFLILAVFYGLIRLGLGAWAAALLIALVGFAMTAGLILLGLKRLSTEVPKEDTRPSTRRSGPMTEDEELEARYQAEQAAKAKGNASSGTPTAGTSTVGTQGQRQDERKTVNLSTGQVGAASGAVISSAVASGSVSPGAASDRPVPTTMPRRVSTTGELAAGTQDTPDQSDNMRSSGLPDTGTRGNAIQRQMEEDRQRNVSRPGLSTSGFTSGEGGVNASDRGEGIKTPLTEQEAVSSGTELRGTDGGQVRLPVYEATEDGEAQVYGSGLNKKLDGTETHNAGAGGHGGHDKPDPNIRNPVVLKDAPGISVSTQPTFQDDMKKEGY; translated from the coding sequence ATGCAAGAAGAACGCAAGAGCATGGGGGGCGCACTCGTCGACGTGTTCGACGCGGGCGTGACCCTCGTGAAAACCGAGGTCCGCGCGCTGCTGCGGCAGGTGGGCGACGTTGCCAAAGCCAAGGGCATCGGCGTGGTGCTGCTGCTCGCGTCGGTCGGGCCGCTACTGCTGGGGCTGGTGTTCCTGATCCTCGCCGTGTTCTACGGCCTGATCCGCCTCGGCCTCGGCGCGTGGGCCGCCGCCCTCCTCATCGCCCTCGTGGGCTTCGCCATGACCGCAGGGCTGATCTTGCTGGGATTGAAACGCCTGAGCACCGAGGTCCCGAAGGAGGACACCCGCCCCAGCACCCGCAGGAGCGGACCCATGACCGAGGACGAGGAGTTGGAGGCCCGCTATCAGGCCGAGCAGGCGGCGAAGGCGAAGGGGAACGCGTCCTCGGGGACTCCGACTGCGGGAACTTCGACAGTGGGAACACAGGGGCAGCGCCAGGACGAGCGCAAGACGGTCAACCTGAGCACCGGGCAGGTCGGTGCGGCCTCCGGGGCCGTTATCTCCAGTGCCGTCGCCTCCGGTTCCGTCTCCCCCGGCGCGGCCTCCGACCGTCCGGTCCCGACGACCATGCCCCGCCGGGTCAGCACGACGGGCGAACTGGCGGCGGGCACCCAGGACACGCCCGATCAGAGCGACAACATGCGGAGTTCCGGCCTGCCCGATACCGGCACGCGTGGCAACGCCATCCAGCGGCAGATGGAGGAGGACCGTCAGCGCAACGTCTCCCGGCCCGGCCTGAGCACCTCTGGCTTCACCTCGGGGGAGGGCGGCGTCAACGCCAGCGACCGGGGCGAGGGGATCAAGACGCCCCTGACCGAGCAGGAGGCCGTCTCCAGCGGCACCGAGCTGCGCGGCACGGACGGGGGACAGGTGCGCCTCCCCGTGTACGAGGCCACCGAGGACGGCGAGGCGCAGGTCTACGGCAGCGGCCTGAACAAGAAGCTCGACGGCACCGAGACCCACAATGCGGGCGCGGGCGGACACGGCGGGCACGACAAGCCCGACCCCAACATCCGGAATCCGGTGGTCCTCAAGGACGCGCCCGGCATCAGCGTGAGCACCCAGCCCACGTTCCAGGACGACATGAAGAAGGAGGGGTACTGA
- a CDS encoding Fur family transcriptional regulator — MTATRSTRQRDVIARVLDGAEGPLAVGDVLARAQADLPGLGVATVYRTLKLLTEQGRIHPVTLDGETRYEPAGRGHHHHFSCTACGRVYTLHTCPVALPNGTVYPGGFIVEAHEVTLYGRCPACAAPA, encoded by the coding sequence ATGACCGCGACCCGCAGCACCCGCCAGCGCGACGTGATCGCCCGCGTCCTCGACGGCGCGGAGGGGCCGCTCGCGGTGGGGGACGTGCTCGCGCGGGCGCAGGCGGACCTGCCGGGGCTGGGCGTCGCCACGGTGTACCGCACCCTCAAGCTCCTGACCGAGCAGGGGCGCATCCACCCCGTCACGCTGGACGGCGAGACCCGCTATGAACCCGCCGGGCGCGGCCACCACCACCACTTCTCCTGTACGGCGTGCGGGCGCGTCTACACCCTCCACACCTGCCCGGTCGCCCTGCCCAACGGCACGGTCTATCCCGGCGGTTTCATCGTGGAGGCGCACGAGGTCACGCTGTACGGACGGTGCCCGGCGTGCGCGGCCCCCGCGTGA
- a CDS encoding response regulator transcription factor, with translation MDQRILLIEDNPDITRVVQYELEQAGYKVLTAPDGVTGLTSARENSPELVILDLGLPDFDGAEIARRLRKTSSVPIIILTAMDAVDRKVNLLEAGADDYMTKPFHPEELVARVKVQLRHQQHGEVISIGALEIHPQKRLCHYNGHEVRLSPKEFDLLTFLARQPGRVYSRAEIEREVWNGELPSNSNVVDVHMANMRAKLRDLDGYGIIRTVRGIGYALKTP, from the coding sequence ATGGACCAACGTATCCTGCTGATCGAAGACAACCCCGACATCACCCGCGTCGTCCAGTACGAGCTGGAGCAGGCCGGGTACAAGGTCCTCACCGCCCCGGACGGGGTGACGGGCCTGACCAGCGCCCGCGAGAACAGCCCCGAACTCGTCATCCTCGACCTCGGCCTGCCCGACTTCGACGGGGCGGAGATCGCCCGGAGACTCCGCAAGACGAGCAGCGTGCCCATCATCATCCTGACCGCGATGGACGCCGTGGACCGCAAGGTGAATCTGCTGGAGGCGGGTGCCGACGACTACATGACCAAGCCCTTCCACCCGGAGGAGTTGGTCGCCCGCGTCAAGGTGCAGCTTCGGCACCAGCAGCACGGCGAGGTCATCTCCATCGGGGCGCTGGAAATCCACCCGCAAAAGAGGCTGTGCCACTACAACGGCCACGAGGTCCGGCTCTCACCGAAGGAGTTCGACCTCCTGACCTTCCTCGCCCGGCAGCCGGGCCGCGTCTACTCGCGCGCCGAGATCGAGCGCGAGGTCTGGAACGGCGAGCTGCCGAGCAACTCCAACGTCGTGGACGTGCATATGGCGAACATGCGCGCCAAGCTGCGCGACCTCGACGGCTACGGCATCATCCGCACGGTGCGCGGTATCGGCTACGCGTTGAAGACGCCCTGA
- a CDS encoding MmcQ/YjbR family DNA-binding protein has translation MRSIGDLRTAAAGLPHSRETFPFDATTLVFKVGGKMYALTNILADPPGLSVKVAPERGEELRAEYDAIQPGFHLNKRHWATVTLDGTVPDALLRELLAGSHALVVRGMTRAERAELGLS, from the coding sequence ATGCGTTCCATCGGCGACCTGCGGACGGCGGCGGCGGGCCTGCCGCACTCGCGCGAGACCTTCCCCTTCGACGCGACTACGCTCGTCTTCAAGGTGGGCGGCAAAATGTACGCCCTGACGAACATCCTCGCGGACCCACCGGGTCTGTCGGTCAAGGTGGCCCCGGAGCGCGGCGAGGAGTTGCGCGCCGAGTACGACGCCATCCAGCCCGGCTTCCACCTCAACAAACGCCACTGGGCCACGGTCACGCTGGACGGCACGGTGCCGGATGCGCTGCTGCGGGAGTTGCTGGCGGGCAGCCACGCGCTCGTCGTGCGCGGGATGACGCGGGCCGAGCGCGCGGAGCTGGGGCTGTCCTGA